The Candidatus Hydrogenedentota bacterium genome has a segment encoding these proteins:
- a CDS encoding GxxExxY protein, producing the protein RFDEGFRTDLIVEDTVLVELKSVEKVTKAHHKQVLGYLRLTGIRLGYLLNFGKALMRDGIFRIINGDVE; encoded by the coding sequence CCGGTTCGACGAAGGGTTTCGTACAGACCTCATTGTGGAGGATACCGTTCTTGTGGAACTCAAATCCGTGGAGAAGGTCACGAAGGCGCACCACAAGCAGGTGTTGGGCTATCTGCGGTTGACGGGCATCAGACTCGGCTATCTACTGAACTTCGGCAAGGCTTTGATGAGGGACGGCATTTTCCGGATCATAAACG